A genomic segment from Armatimonadota bacterium encodes:
- a CDS encoding 2-alkenal reductase, producing the protein MSRPWNTVIAFVLGFAACALILRWMGYQPSSSSRQLVLATLDAPVRQKGSVPGADAIAEASARIEPAVVNIDTFMRPRRSLRLEDFFGQQEAMRGSGSGVIISPDGYIITNHHVVRGADEIVVSLADGRRFLGKPVGADEQSDIAVIKVDARNLPTAEMGDSDKLRVGEWAIAVGNPLGLGSTVTVGVISALNRRKLIVEEGRYLEVAIQTDAAINQGNSGGALANIHGQLIGINTAIAAPPGGGSIGIGFAIPINHVKKVVRDILVQGGTVKRARSWIGISFDAVRPSLMKRVGLPDLNGVAVNEVVPNSPAEKAGLQANDVIRAFDESPIRSTQDLLEEIMKRQPGDRVKVRVWRGGKEMTLSVTIGSAPDVIQ; encoded by the coding sequence ATGTCCCGACCCTGGAACACGGTCATTGCTTTTGTGCTCGGATTTGCCGCGTGTGCGTTGATACTGCGATGGATGGGGTATCAGCCCTCGTCTTCCTCCAGACAGCTGGTTTTGGCGACGCTAGATGCCCCGGTGCGGCAAAAGGGTAGTGTGCCCGGCGCCGATGCCATTGCGGAAGCCAGTGCGCGCATCGAGCCTGCCGTCGTGAACATCGATACGTTCATGCGCCCTCGACGTTCGCTACGATTGGAAGACTTCTTTGGGCAGCAAGAGGCGATGCGAGGCTCCGGCTCGGGAGTGATTATCAGCCCGGATGGATATATCATTACCAATCATCACGTCGTGCGTGGAGCAGACGAGATTGTGGTGTCTCTGGCAGATGGCAGACGCTTCTTAGGAAAACCCGTTGGTGCGGACGAACAGTCGGACATCGCCGTGATTAAGGTGGATGCTCGCAACCTGCCCACTGCCGAGATGGGCGACTCTGACAAGCTGCGTGTAGGAGAATGGGCTATCGCTGTGGGAAATCCGCTCGGTCTGGGGAGCACGGTCACGGTGGGTGTCATCAGTGCGCTCAACAGGCGCAAACTAATCGTGGAGGAAGGGCGCTATCTGGAGGTAGCTATCCAGACCGACGCTGCCATCAACCAGGGGAACTCTGGTGGTGCTCTGGCAAATATCCACGGACAGCTGATAGGCATCAATACCGCTATAGCCGCACCGCCCGGAGGGGGTTCCATCGGCATCGGTTTTGCTATCCCCATCAACCACGTGAAGAAAGTGGTGCGCGATATTCTGGTGCAGGGAGGAACAGTCAAGCGGGCGAGATCGTGGATAGGTATTTCCTTCGACGCTGTGCGTCCCTCCTTGATGAAGCGCGTAGGACTACCTGACCTCAACGGTGTGGCAGTGAACGAAGTGGTGCCCAACAGTCCGGCTGAAAAGGCTGGACTACAGGCTAACGACGTCATCCGTGCTTTCGACGAAAGTCCCATCCGTTCCACGCAGGATCTGCTGGAGGAAATCATGAAGCGTCAGCCGGGTGACCGTGTGAAGGTCCGAGTCTGGAGAGGAGGCAAAGAGATGACCCTCTCGGTAACCATCGGATCTGCTCCCGATGTCATACAGTAG
- a CDS encoding 6,7-dimethyl-8-ribityllumazine synthase: protein MPKTYEGQLVATGYRFAIVVSRFNEFITSKLLGGALDTLARHGVDTERDVEIAWVPGSWEIPLVAARFARSGQYDAVICLGCVIRGDTPHFEYIASEAAKGIAQSMLESGVPITFGVLTTDNIEQAIERAGTKAGNKGGDAAISAIEMVSLLRQLPAVER from the coding sequence ATGCCCAAAACGTATGAAGGACAGCTGGTCGCTACGGGCTACCGCTTTGCCATCGTGGTCAGCCGATTCAACGAGTTTATTACCTCGAAGCTGCTGGGAGGAGCGCTGGATACGCTGGCTCGCCATGGTGTAGATACCGAGCGGGACGTGGAAATTGCCTGGGTGCCGGGTTCCTGGGAAATCCCTCTGGTGGCGGCGCGTTTTGCTCGCAGTGGGCAGTATGACGCGGTCATCTGTTTGGGATGTGTGATTCGTGGCGACACCCCCCACTTCGAGTACATCGCGTCAGAGGCGGCGAAAGGCATCGCTCAGAGCATGTTAGAGTCTGGGGTACCCATTACCTTCGGCGTGCTGACCACCGACAACATCGAACAGGCGATTGAACGAGCAGGCACCAAAGCAGGTAACAAAGGCGGTGACGCTGCCATCAGCGCGATAGAGATGGTCAGTCTGCTGCGGCAGCTGCCAGCGGTGGAGCGGTGA
- the ribBA gene encoding riboflavin biosynthesis protein RibBA, with protein sequence MSAFCPIEEAIERLKRGEIIIVVDDEDRENEGDFVIAAEKVTPEAINLMAKYGRGLICLAATGQRLDELRIGPITNKYTARHGTAMMEPIDARVGTTTGISAYDRAQTIRLFVDPRARPEDFEKPGHVFPLRAVEGGVLRRAGHTEAAVDLARLAGLYPAGVICEIMNDDGTMARVPDLLEIAQRFDLCIVTIADLIRYRRRYEKLVNKVAVARLPTRYGDFTVHAYECTVDPNPYVALVMGDVSDGKPTLVRVHSSCLTGDLLESLRCDCGSQLEIALRKIAEEGRGVLLYIQQEGRGIGLLNKLRAYALQDQGLDTVDANIELGFHADERDYGIGAQILADLGLREIRLMTNNPTKRIGLEAYGLKIVEVVPIVGTITPYNKHYLRTKREKLGHILPQNGEQVEQREPEDTVHHAQNV encoded by the coding sequence ATGAGCGCGTTTTGCCCCATTGAGGAAGCTATCGAACGACTGAAGCGAGGCGAGATCATCATCGTGGTCGATGATGAAGACCGTGAGAATGAGGGCGATTTTGTGATCGCAGCGGAGAAAGTCACTCCCGAAGCCATCAACTTGATGGCGAAGTATGGTCGGGGGCTGATTTGTCTCGCGGCGACCGGACAGCGTCTGGATGAGCTGCGAATCGGTCCCATCACCAATAAGTATACCGCCCGACATGGCACCGCGATGATGGAGCCGATTGACGCCCGTGTTGGCACCACCACAGGCATCTCCGCGTACGACCGGGCACAGACTATCCGTCTGTTCGTGGACCCCCGTGCCCGCCCGGAGGATTTCGAGAAGCCCGGGCACGTCTTCCCACTTCGTGCGGTGGAGGGAGGAGTGTTGCGACGCGCGGGACATACGGAGGCGGCTGTAGACCTGGCGCGATTGGCGGGGTTGTACCCAGCGGGCGTCATTTGCGAGATTATGAACGACGACGGCACGATGGCGCGGGTGCCCGACCTGCTGGAGATTGCACAGCGGTTCGATTTGTGTATCGTCACTATCGCAGACCTGATTCGCTACCGACGACGCTACGAGAAGCTGGTCAACAAGGTAGCAGTGGCGAGGCTGCCCACCCGCTATGGCGATTTTACGGTGCATGCTTACGAGTGCACCGTGGACCCTAACCCGTACGTCGCTTTAGTCATGGGCGATGTCTCCGATGGCAAGCCTACGCTGGTTCGAGTGCACTCCAGCTGCTTGACGGGTGACCTGCTGGAGTCGCTGCGGTGCGACTGCGGTAGCCAGCTGGAAATCGCCCTTCGGAAGATTGCCGAAGAGGGGCGTGGGGTCTTGCTGTATATCCAGCAGGAAGGACGCGGCATCGGTTTGCTGAATAAACTGCGGGCGTACGCCCTTCAGGATCAGGGACTGGACACGGTAGATGCCAACATCGAACTGGGCTTCCATGCGGACGAGCGCGACTACGGCATCGGGGCGCAGATACTGGCGGATTTGGGGTTGAGGGAGATACGCTTGATGACCAACAACCCCACCAAGCGCATCGGGCTGGAAGCATACGGACTGAAGATTGTAGAAGTTGTGCCGATTGTGGGAACCATCACCCCTTATAATAAGCACTACCTGCGCACCAAGCGGGAGAAGCTGGGGCACATCCTGCCGCAAAACGGTGAGCAGGTCGAGCAAAGAGAACCGGAGGATACTGTTCACCATGCCCAAAACGTATGA